In one Silene latifolia isolate original U9 population chromosome 10, ASM4854445v1, whole genome shotgun sequence genomic region, the following are encoded:
- the LOC141606474 gene encoding SKP1-like protein 21 isoform X1: MKSYVWLKTVDGSIRQVEEEVAMFCPVICREILEKGMGTSETNAVVLSDQVNPVTLTLILDYCRFHQDPRHSVKERKAFDDKFIQSDTRKLCELMAAAASLQLAPLVDLICVIIARLIEGKNPEEIRATFHFPDDLPEEERLEPLKNVTEDPRIRLLNRLYARKKKELKEKFVKEIIEPEEEPVDNRSVDDLLSFINGEEKECKVRKTKKKNRKKKSHTKVSTNEIGEHKEGNDLSLSCKNGKSSLSSEFPDPTSPFSHELEFDDDYTDDELDPVMKEELDREVEEFARRLNSGWPERVRQLLSSGPERRLTSISMSGNGATQRLNESRPGIQRQ, encoded by the exons ATGAAGTCTTATGTTTGGCTAAAAACTGTTGATGGCTCCATCCGGCAAGTCGAGGAGGAGGTTGCAATGTTTTGCCCAGTTATATGCCGCGAAATTCTTGAGAAAGGCATGGGGACATCCGAAACAAATGCTGTTGTACTCTCTGACCAGGTTAATCCAGTAACGTTGACTTTGATCTTAGATTATTGTCGTTTTCATCAAGATCCGCGGCATTCCGTCAAG GAGCGGAAGGCATTTGATGATAAGTTCATTCAGTCAGATACTAGGAAGTTATGCGAGTTAATGGCTGCTGCTGCTAGCCTTCAGTTGGCCCCTTTAGTTGATCTCATATGTGTCATAATCGCTCGGTTAATTGAAGGAAAGAACCCAGAGGAGATACGTGCCACATTTCACTTCCCTGATGATCTTCCAGAG GAAGAAAGGTTGGAGCCGCTAAAAAATGTGACTGAGGATCCCCGCATTCGACTATTGAATCGGTTGTACGCGAGAAAGAAGAAAGAATTGAAAGAAAAATTTGTTAAGGAG ATTATTGAACCTGAAGAAGAGCCTGTAGATAACCGTTCTGTAGATGATCTATTGTCATTTATAAATGGTGAAGAAAAAG AATGTAAAGTACGTAAAACTAAAAAGAAAAACCGTAAGAAAAAATCACACACAAAAGTGTCAACCAATGAGATCGGAGAACACAAG GAGGGAAATGACCTCTCTCTTTCATGTAAAAATGGAAAGTCTAGCCTTAGTTCAGAGTTTCCAGATCCTACGAGTCCTTTCTCACATGAACTTGAGTTTGATGATGATTATACTGATGATGAGCTGGATCCTGTAATGAAGGAAGAGCTTGACAG GGAGGTAGAGGAGTTTGCTAGGAGATTAAATTCAGGTTGGCCAGAAAGAGTGCGACAGCTTTTATCTTCGGGCCCTGAAAGAAGGCTCACTTCCATATCAATGAGTGGAAACGGTGCTACACAGAGACTTAACG AATCAAGACCAGGTATACAACGGCAGTAA
- the LOC141606474 gene encoding SKP1-like protein 21 isoform X3 encodes MKSYVWLKTVDGSIRQVEEEVAMFCPVICREILEKGMGTSETNAVVLSDQVNPVTLTLILDYCRFHQDPRHSVKERKAFDDKFIQSDTRKLCELMAAAASLQLAPLVDLICVIIARLIEGKNPEEIRATFHFPDDLPEEERLEPLKNVTEDPRIRLLNRLYARKKKELKEKFVKEIIEPEEEPVDNRSVDDLLSFINGEEKECKVRKTKKKNRKKKSHTKVSTNEIGEHKEGNDLSLSCKNGKSSLSSEFPDPTSPFSHELEFDDDYTDDELDPVMKEELDREVEEFARRLNSGWPERVRQLLSSGPERRLTSISMSGNGATQRLNGIRN; translated from the exons ATGAAGTCTTATGTTTGGCTAAAAACTGTTGATGGCTCCATCCGGCAAGTCGAGGAGGAGGTTGCAATGTTTTGCCCAGTTATATGCCGCGAAATTCTTGAGAAAGGCATGGGGACATCCGAAACAAATGCTGTTGTACTCTCTGACCAGGTTAATCCAGTAACGTTGACTTTGATCTTAGATTATTGTCGTTTTCATCAAGATCCGCGGCATTCCGTCAAG GAGCGGAAGGCATTTGATGATAAGTTCATTCAGTCAGATACTAGGAAGTTATGCGAGTTAATGGCTGCTGCTGCTAGCCTTCAGTTGGCCCCTTTAGTTGATCTCATATGTGTCATAATCGCTCGGTTAATTGAAGGAAAGAACCCAGAGGAGATACGTGCCACATTTCACTTCCCTGATGATCTTCCAGAG GAAGAAAGGTTGGAGCCGCTAAAAAATGTGACTGAGGATCCCCGCATTCGACTATTGAATCGGTTGTACGCGAGAAAGAAGAAAGAATTGAAAGAAAAATTTGTTAAGGAG ATTATTGAACCTGAAGAAGAGCCTGTAGATAACCGTTCTGTAGATGATCTATTGTCATTTATAAATGGTGAAGAAAAAG AATGTAAAGTACGTAAAACTAAAAAGAAAAACCGTAAGAAAAAATCACACACAAAAGTGTCAACCAATGAGATCGGAGAACACAAG GAGGGAAATGACCTCTCTCTTTCATGTAAAAATGGAAAGTCTAGCCTTAGTTCAGAGTTTCCAGATCCTACGAGTCCTTTCTCACATGAACTTGAGTTTGATGATGATTATACTGATGATGAGCTGGATCCTGTAATGAAGGAAGAGCTTGACAG GGAGGTAGAGGAGTTTGCTAGGAGATTAAATTCAGGTTGGCCAGAAAGAGTGCGACAGCTTTTATCTTCGGGCCCTGAAAGAAGGCTCACTTCCATATCAATGAGTGGAAACGGTGCTACACAGAGACTTAACG GCATACGGAATTAG
- the LOC141606474 gene encoding SKP1-like protein 21 isoform X2, whose product MKSYVWLKTVDGSIRQVEEEVAMFCPVICREILEKGMGTSETNAVVLSDQVNPVTLTLILDYCRFHQDPRHSVKERKAFDDKFIQSDTRKLCELMAAAASLQLAPLVDLICVIIARLIEGKNPEEIRATFHFPDDLPEEERLEPLKNVTEDPRIRLLNRLYARKKKELKEKFVKEIIEPEEEPVDNRSVDDLLSFINGEEKECKVRKTKKKNRKKKSHTKVSTNEIGEHKEGNDLSLSCKNGKSSLSSEFPDPTSPFSHELEFDDDYTDDELDPVMKEELDREVEEFARRLNSGWPERVRQLLSSGPERRLTSISMSGNGATQRLNGIQRQ is encoded by the exons ATGAAGTCTTATGTTTGGCTAAAAACTGTTGATGGCTCCATCCGGCAAGTCGAGGAGGAGGTTGCAATGTTTTGCCCAGTTATATGCCGCGAAATTCTTGAGAAAGGCATGGGGACATCCGAAACAAATGCTGTTGTACTCTCTGACCAGGTTAATCCAGTAACGTTGACTTTGATCTTAGATTATTGTCGTTTTCATCAAGATCCGCGGCATTCCGTCAAG GAGCGGAAGGCATTTGATGATAAGTTCATTCAGTCAGATACTAGGAAGTTATGCGAGTTAATGGCTGCTGCTGCTAGCCTTCAGTTGGCCCCTTTAGTTGATCTCATATGTGTCATAATCGCTCGGTTAATTGAAGGAAAGAACCCAGAGGAGATACGTGCCACATTTCACTTCCCTGATGATCTTCCAGAG GAAGAAAGGTTGGAGCCGCTAAAAAATGTGACTGAGGATCCCCGCATTCGACTATTGAATCGGTTGTACGCGAGAAAGAAGAAAGAATTGAAAGAAAAATTTGTTAAGGAG ATTATTGAACCTGAAGAAGAGCCTGTAGATAACCGTTCTGTAGATGATCTATTGTCATTTATAAATGGTGAAGAAAAAG AATGTAAAGTACGTAAAACTAAAAAGAAAAACCGTAAGAAAAAATCACACACAAAAGTGTCAACCAATGAGATCGGAGAACACAAG GAGGGAAATGACCTCTCTCTTTCATGTAAAAATGGAAAGTCTAGCCTTAGTTCAGAGTTTCCAGATCCTACGAGTCCTTTCTCACATGAACTTGAGTTTGATGATGATTATACTGATGATGAGCTGGATCCTGTAATGAAGGAAGAGCTTGACAG GGAGGTAGAGGAGTTTGCTAGGAGATTAAATTCAGGTTGGCCAGAAAGAGTGCGACAGCTTTTATCTTCGGGCCCTGAAAGAAGGCTCACTTCCATATCAATGAGTGGAAACGGTGCTACACAGAGACTTAACG GTATACAACGGCAGTAA
- the LOC141606471 gene encoding uncharacterized protein LOC141606471 → MSGGVGPASDISLPKDEPSPPQNLPPKITPKQTTPLGFFTFRQLNSLAFMLVLSASGMISLQDFTVVIFSTIYIFFLSKFSFPKQSITQEQPVFNQKSKILTTYILFAAVIGLFLPILYIFEGILEGDKEGIKAAVPHVFLLASQVFMEGVSASCRFSLPIRVFVPVFYNSVRMFTLIEWLKDEFLRFGGGGEGLSRRLVVGRGLAVANFGLWSFNLFGFLLPVYLPKALQRYYGGNGTNASSSKGD, encoded by the coding sequence ATGTCAGGCGGTGTGGGTCCAGCAAGTGACATAAGTCTCCCAAAAGATGAACCATCACCACCACAAAATTTACCACCCAAAATTACCCCAAAACAAACTACTCCCTTAGGATTTTTCACTTTCCGTCAGTTAAATTCACTAGCATTCATGTTAGTTTTATCAGCAAGTGGTATGATAAGTCTACAAGATTTCACCGTAGTAATTTTCTCAACTATTTACATCTTCTTCCTTTCCAAATTCTCCTTCCCTAAACAATCCATCACTCAAGAACAACCTGTTTTCAACCAAAAGAGCAAGATTTTAACCACTTACATCCTTTTCGCCGCGGTTATAGGCTTGTTTTTACCAATTCTATACATATTTGAAGGAATTCTAGAAGGTGATAAAGAGGGAATTAAAGCAGCTGTTCCTCATGTGTTTTTACTAGCTAGTCAGGTGTTTATGGAAGGTGTATCGGCTTCGTGTCGGTTTTCGTTGCCTATTCGGGTTTTTGTGCCGGTTTTTTATAATTCTGTGAGGATGTTTACTTTGATTGAGTGGTTGAAGGATGAGTTTTTGaggtttggtggtggtggtgaaggGTTGTCTAGGAGGTTGGTTGTTGGGAGAGGGCTGGCGGTTGCGAATTTCGGGTTGTGGAGTTTtaatttgtttgggtttttgtTGCCTGTTTATCTTCCTAAGGCTCTTCAGAGGTACTATGGTGGTAATGGTACTAATGCTTCAAGTTCTAAGGGTGATTAA